One window of Brachybacterium ginsengisoli genomic DNA carries:
- the arfB gene encoding alternative ribosome rescue aminoacyl-tRNA hydrolase ArfB, with protein sequence MDDLLVTPGPGAPRGLRVPAAELREQFSHASGPGGQGVNTTDSRVQLSLDLAATTALDEVQRARVLARLSARSSGSVLTVTAAEQRSQRQNRRAARERLAALLREAVAPVVVRRATRPTKGSKRRRLEAKRQRSSLKQSRRQPGSD encoded by the coding sequence ATGGACGATCTGCTGGTGACGCCGGGCCCGGGGGCGCCCCGTGGCCTGCGCGTGCCGGCGGCCGAGCTGCGTGAGCAGTTCTCCCATGCCTCCGGCCCCGGCGGGCAGGGGGTGAACACCACCGATTCCCGCGTGCAGCTGAGCCTGGATCTCGCCGCCACCACAGCGCTGGACGAGGTGCAGCGCGCCCGGGTCCTCGCCCGTCTGTCCGCCCGCTCATCCGGCTCGGTGCTCACCGTCACCGCCGCCGAGCAGCGCTCCCAGCGCCAGAACCGTCGCGCGGCCCGTGAGCGGCTCGCCGCGCTGCTGCGCGAGGCGGTGGCGCCGGTGGTGGTGCGCCGAGCGACCCGGCCCACCAAGGGCTCGAAGCGTCGACGGCTCGAGGCCAAGCGGCAGCGGTCCTCCCTGAAGCAGTCGCGGCGTCAGCCCGGCTCCGACTGA
- a CDS encoding 1-acyl-sn-glycerol-3-phosphate acyltransferase produces the protein MLRHLLSRAFWALSPWKLVSEPAPQRPAVIIGAPHTSNWDFVFMLAIAWHLRMPLRWLGKHTLFTSWRGPLMRALGGIPVDRSDPSRVVEEVVARAHSGEVFGLVITPDGTRGAHEVWKSGFYRIARRTGMPVVLGYVDRTTMTTGLGPSIELTGDIGADMDRIRDFYADCSGYHPSLRVEPRLREEDGPAEAPGDAA, from the coding sequence ATGCTCCGTCACCTCCTCTCCCGAGCCTTCTGGGCCCTCAGCCCCTGGAAGCTCGTCTCGGAGCCCGCTCCGCAGCGCCCCGCCGTGATCATCGGCGCCCCGCACACCTCGAACTGGGACTTCGTGTTCATGCTGGCCATCGCCTGGCATCTGCGGATGCCGCTGCGCTGGTTGGGCAAGCACACCCTGTTCACCTCCTGGCGCGGGCCGCTGATGCGAGCCCTCGGCGGGATCCCGGTGGACCGCTCGGATCCGTCCCGCGTGGTCGAGGAGGTCGTGGCACGGGCACACTCCGGCGAGGTGTTCGGCCTGGTGATCACCCCCGACGGCACCCGCGGCGCGCACGAGGTGTGGAAGTCCGGCTTCTACCGCATCGCCCGTCGGACCGGCATGCCGGTGGTGCTGGGCTACGTGGACCGCACCACGATGACCACCGGCCTCGGCCCGAGCATCGAGCTGACCGGCGACATCGGCGCGGACATGGACCGGATCCGCGACTTCTACGCGGACTGCTCCGGCTACCACCCGTCCCTGCGGGTCGAACCGCGCCTGCGCGAGGAGGACGGTCCCGCGGAGGCGCCGGGAGACGCCGCCTGA
- a CDS encoding amino acid ABC transporter permease, producing MSAQPGVLFDAPGPKARRNVLIANVIALLGVLAIAALVLMQLNTQGQLAPQKWLSAVNGSAWSNYYLPGLQFTLQSSGIAVITAMLFGLVFGFLRLAPFAIVRGAAGVVVEFFRAVPVLVMMFFLYFFLARNVASAGFIANEDSAYFAVIIGLTVYNGAVIAELIRSGVRSLPKGQREAAAAIGMTNGQSLRIVEIPQALTAMLPSLLSQFVVILKDSALGYMIGFYELLQYSRQLGSGYSNILQTLVVGALIFIAINYLLTKVASWLAGRLSSRTGGDTAPTTSTTMAPTPQAGVR from the coding sequence ATGAGCGCGCAGCCCGGCGTCCTCTTCGACGCCCCCGGACCGAAGGCCCGGCGCAACGTCCTGATCGCGAACGTGATCGCCCTCCTCGGAGTGCTGGCGATCGCCGCCCTGGTGCTGATGCAGCTGAACACCCAGGGCCAGCTCGCCCCGCAGAAGTGGCTCAGCGCCGTGAACGGCAGCGCCTGGTCCAACTACTACCTGCCCGGTCTGCAGTTCACGCTGCAGTCCTCCGGCATCGCCGTGATCACCGCGATGCTGTTCGGTCTGGTGTTCGGATTCCTGCGCCTGGCCCCCTTCGCGATCGTCCGCGGAGCCGCCGGCGTGGTCGTGGAGTTCTTCCGCGCCGTGCCGGTGCTGGTGATGATGTTCTTCCTGTACTTCTTCCTCGCGCGGAACGTCGCTTCCGCAGGGTTCATCGCCAACGAGGACTCCGCCTACTTCGCCGTGATCATCGGCCTGACCGTCTACAACGGCGCGGTCATCGCCGAGCTGATCCGCTCCGGGGTGAGGTCGCTGCCGAAGGGGCAGCGGGAGGCCGCCGCCGCGATCGGCATGACCAACGGCCAGTCCCTGCGGATCGTGGAGATCCCGCAGGCGCTCACGGCGATGCTGCCCTCGCTGCTCAGCCAGTTCGTGGTGATCCTCAAGGATTCCGCGCTCGGATACATGATCGGCTTCTACGAGCTCCTGCAGTATTCGCGCCAGCTCGGCTCGGGATATTCCAACATTCTGCAGACCCTCGTGGTCGGAGCGCTGATATTCATCGCGATCAACTACCTCCTCACGAAGGTGGCGTCCTGGCTGGCGGGCAGGCTGTCCTCCCGCACCGGCGGTGATACGGCTCCCACCACGTCCACCACGATGGCTCCCACCCCGCAGGCGGGCGTGCGGTGA
- a CDS encoding DUF3152 domain-containing protein, with amino-acid sequence MTQPTAPRSPLRLTRRGRQVRSVVVLLAVLLLVLALISIVRALRDGAAEPPATSGDPSTATSDAGGAAAEKKSALSSPTPESEGQEDGATADEQEIVRSGTVGDGTWMVADPVAGPVAAPSDPGSTVHRYAVRVEGGTGIEADEAAAAIAEVLADPRGWQDLEEVTFQQVATLEEAEFTISLASPPTVDELCLPARTGGLWSCRIGPDVALNSDRWLHATPTYEELGPYRAYMINHEVGHFLGHGHEKCGADGEPAPVMLQQSIDLQGCVPNAWPAEEPGR; translated from the coding sequence GTGACCCAGCCCACGGCGCCCCGATCCCCCCTCCGGCTCACTCGTCGCGGACGGCAGGTCCGCTCCGTCGTGGTGCTGCTGGCGGTCCTGCTTCTGGTCCTGGCACTGATCTCGATCGTCCGCGCCCTCCGCGACGGCGCGGCCGAGCCGCCCGCGACCTCCGGCGATCCCTCCACGGCGACGAGCGACGCGGGCGGGGCCGCCGCGGAGAAGAAGTCCGCGCTCTCCTCCCCCACCCCGGAGTCCGAGGGACAGGAGGACGGCGCGACGGCCGACGAGCAGGAGATCGTGCGCAGCGGCACGGTCGGCGACGGCACCTGGATGGTCGCCGACCCTGTCGCCGGCCCTGTCGCCGCCCCGTCGGACCCAGGATCCACTGTGCATCGCTATGCCGTGCGCGTCGAGGGCGGGACCGGCATCGAGGCCGATGAGGCGGCTGCGGCGATCGCGGAGGTCCTGGCGGATCCCCGGGGCTGGCAGGACCTCGAGGAGGTGACCTTCCAGCAGGTCGCGACGCTCGAGGAGGCCGAGTTCACCATCTCCCTGGCCTCTCCTCCGACAGTCGACGAGCTGTGCCTCCCGGCGAGGACCGGGGGCCTGTGGAGCTGCCGGATCGGGCCGGACGTCGCGCTGAACTCGGACCGCTGGCTGCACGCCACCCCGACCTACGAGGAGCTCGGGCCCTACCGCGCGTACATGATCAACCACGAGGTGGGGCACTTCCTCGGGCACGGCCACGAGAAGTGCGGGGCGGACGGCGAGCCCGCCCCTGTGATGCTCCAGCAGTCGATCGATCTGCAGGGCTGCGTGCCGAACGCGTGGCCGGCCGAGGAGCCCGGGCGCTGA
- a CDS encoding amino acid ABC transporter permease: MNGFLDVFTEYDVLGAFWMNIKLTAFAAVGSFVLGVVLALFRISPVGSFRAIGTGYVNIVRNTPLTIIMVLGVLAVWGQLKVTFFSSFDLNFFTYAVIALTLYHASFVCEAIRSGVNTVPLGQVEAARAIGLTFLPAARIVVLPQALRGAITPLGNTLIALTKNTTVAAAASVAEASGLMRTMLEFNPDLMIYIFLTIAIGFCAIVIPMGLVTTWLSDKLAVAR; encoded by the coding sequence ATGAACGGATTCCTCGACGTCTTCACCGAGTACGACGTGCTCGGCGCCTTCTGGATGAACATCAAGCTGACGGCCTTCGCCGCCGTCGGCTCCTTCGTGCTGGGCGTCGTGCTGGCCCTGTTCCGGATCTCACCGGTGGGCTCGTTCCGGGCCATCGGCACCGGCTACGTCAACATCGTCCGCAACACCCCGCTGACGATCATCATGGTGCTCGGCGTGCTCGCGGTCTGGGGCCAGCTCAAGGTCACCTTCTTCTCCAGCTTCGACCTGAACTTCTTCACCTACGCGGTGATCGCCCTGACGCTCTACCACGCCTCCTTCGTGTGCGAGGCGATCCGGTCCGGGGTGAACACCGTGCCGCTGGGGCAGGTGGAGGCGGCGCGCGCCATCGGCCTCACCTTCCTCCCCGCAGCCCGGATCGTGGTGCTCCCGCAGGCTCTGCGCGGAGCGATCACGCCGCTGGGCAACACCCTCATCGCCCTGACCAAGAACACGACGGTCGCCGCAGCCGCCTCGGTGGCGGAGGCCTCCGGCCTGATGCGCACCATGCTCGAGTTCAACCCGGATCTGATGATCTACATCTTCCTCACGATCGCCATCGGCTTCTGCGCGATCGTCATCCCCATGGGCCTGGTGACCACCTGGCTCTCCGACAAGCTGGCGGTGGCCCGATGA
- a CDS encoding phosphatase PAP2 family protein encodes MVAEIESPRDALLDTRVAGGRHLLRERSWWDRLTSAPSLAIALLLVILLAAGPLQPMDLFLAKRWLYRIEPGLLPFAQDVLDPIAGQMVCLPVLLLVAAVIARKLRSWRPLLIAGLAELGFLAGVGSMKVILARGVTYERDPRFFEAGFLDMGAKGISFPSGHASEAVLIYGAAVYLIARYTDASQRLVRILTGVVVAICINSVTVSFLIGWHWASDLVGGLLAGGLFLRLIVDWDERSRRRSEDLGAEPIPESA; translated from the coding sequence ATGGTCGCCGAAATCGAGTCCCCGCGTGATGCCCTCCTCGACACCCGTGTCGCCGGCGGGCGTCATCTCCTGCGTGAACGCTCGTGGTGGGACCGCCTGACCTCGGCTCCGAGTCTCGCCATCGCCCTGCTGCTGGTGATCCTGCTGGCCGCCGGACCCCTCCAGCCGATGGACCTCTTCCTGGCCAAGCGCTGGCTGTACCGCATCGAGCCGGGGCTGCTGCCGTTCGCGCAGGACGTGCTGGATCCCATCGCCGGCCAGATGGTCTGCCTGCCGGTCCTGCTGCTCGTCGCCGCGGTGATCGCCCGGAAGCTGCGCTCCTGGCGCCCGCTGCTCATCGCGGGCCTGGCCGAGCTGGGGTTCCTGGCGGGCGTCGGCTCGATGAAGGTCATCCTCGCCCGCGGCGTGACCTACGAGCGTGACCCGCGCTTCTTCGAGGCGGGGTTCCTCGACATGGGGGCGAAGGGCATCAGCTTCCCCTCCGGTCACGCCTCCGAGGCGGTGCTGATCTACGGTGCCGCCGTGTACCTCATCGCCCGGTACACCGACGCCTCGCAGCGCCTGGTGCGGATCCTGACCGGGGTGGTCGTGGCGATCTGCATCAACTCCGTGACCGTCTCGTTCCTCATCGGCTGGCACTGGGCGAGCGATCTCGTCGGCGGGCTCCTCGCCGGGGGTCTCTTCCTGCGCCTGATCGTCGACTGGGACGAGCGCTCCCGGCGGCGATCCGAGGACCTCGGCGCGGAGCCGATCCCCGAGAGCGCCTGA